A window from Falco naumanni isolate bFalNau1 chromosome 3, bFalNau1.pat, whole genome shotgun sequence encodes these proteins:
- the LRRC30 gene encoding LOW QUALITY PROTEIN: leucine-rich repeat-containing protein 30 (The sequence of the model RefSeq protein was modified relative to this genomic sequence to represent the inferred CDS: substituted 1 base at 1 genomic stop codon) codes for MHFTGSSLSPCFDFPTSCKLSSSVGICMLVXHLEGKKTSLHLSGEIQGVMGTEHSKNEGQRSMLFLRKGPKLPAWEDALLSGKEPKSLLKRGLRYVSLSLIMKGMTSTPDFLWGLPEVQKLNLSRNQLVVIPPSLGKLDRLVVLNLGGNCLKCLPKEIGLLRNLKVLFVNMNCLTEVPAELSLCRKLEVLSLSHNCISQLPLSFTDLTSLRKLNLSNNRFVQIPLCVFALRSLDFLHLGSNRLESIAETVQYLVNLQIFIVENNNIRTLPRSLCFITALELLNLDYNAIQTLPDDLYLLRRLPRIAWNPMDKGLHIAHNPLSRPLPEVIEGGLDVLFNYLREKKEHN; via the coding sequence ATGCACTTCACAGGCTCCTCCTTGTCTCCTTGCTTTGACTTTCCCACCTCCTGCAAGCTGTCATCCTCTGTTGGCATTTGCATGTTGGTGTAGCActtggaagggaagaaaacctcACTTCATCTCTCAGGAGAGATCCAGGGTGTTATGGGAACTGAGCACTCAAAGAACGAGGGGCAAAGGAGCATGCTTTTTCTGAGGAAAGGTCCAAAGCTGCCTGCATGGGAAGATGCTCTTCTCTCAGGGAAAGAGCCCAAGTCACTTCTGAAACGGGGATTGCGTTATGTCAGCTTGAGCCTCATAATGAAAGGGATGACCAGCACGCCTGACTTCTTGTGGGGACTGCCTGAGGTGCAGAAACTGAACCTTTCACGCAACCAGCTGGTGGTGATTCCTCCTTCACTGGGGAAACTGGACAGGCTGGTAGTGCTGAATTTGGGTGGCAACTGCCTCAAATGTCTGCCTAAAGAGATTGGGCTGCTGAGGAACCTGAAGGTCTTGTTTGTCAATATGAATTGCCTGACAGAAGtgccagcagagctcagcttgTGCAGGAAGCTGGAGGTTTTGAGCCTCTCGCACAACTGCATCTCGCAACTGCCTTTGAGCTTCACCGACCTGACAAGTTTGAGGAAACTGAACCTCAGTAACAACCGCTTTGTGCAAATTCCCCTTTGCGTTTTCGCACTGAGGAGCTTAGATTTCTTGCACCTAGGGTCGAACAGGCTTGAAAGCATTGCAGAGACTGTTCAGTATCTGGTCAATCTTCAAATCTTTATAGTAGAGAATAACAACATACGCACCCTGCCACGGTCCCTCTGCTTCATCACTGCTCTGGAGTTACTCAACCTTGATTACAATGCCATACAGACTCTCCCAGATGACCTCTACCTGCTGCGCCGGCTGCCGCGCATTGCATGGAACCCGATGGACAAAGGCCTACACATTGCCCACAACCCCCTGTCCCGGCCGCTGCCCGAGGTCATCGAAGGCGGGCTGGATGTTCTTTTCAACTACctcagggagaaaaaggagcaCAACTGA